The following coding sequences are from one Apodemus sylvaticus chromosome X, mApoSyl1.1, whole genome shotgun sequence window:
- the LOC127674572 gene encoding protein FAM133A-like has translation MGKRDNRVAYMNPIAMARWRGARRSACPTIQDYLNRPRPTWEEVKKQLEKKKKGSKALAEFEEKMNQRWKRELEKNREKVLGGNVSSYQRKERKKKKKKKKKKKKKSCRNTSSSSNSDSSSSSSYLEDEPKKREKKRKRKKSHSYKLSESSTSELESQSKQLPSKNKKSKNETKKETYIKNYSKKRKKASPNEKPSSLESSFKSDYEEGVQAKKKRKYDEQERQMEKVSNKKKKHHKKHSKMKKKPSSSHKSV, from the coding sequence ATGGGGAAACGGGATAACCGTGTAGCTTATATGAATCCTATAGCAATGGCCAGATGGAGGGGTGCAAGGCGCTCTGCATGCCCAACTATACAGGATTATCTGAATCGACCAAGGCCTACCTGGGAAGAAGTAAAGAAGCaattagagaagaaaaagaaaggctccAAGGCATTGGCTGAATTTGAAGAAAAGATGAAtcaaagatggaagagagagcttgagaaaaacagagagaaagtatTAGGTGGAAATGTGAGTTCAtaccaaagaaaggaaagaaagaaaaagaaaaagaaaaagaaaaagaaaaagaagaaatcatgtCGGAATACATCCTCTTCATCAAACTCTGATTCATCAAGCAGTTCTTCATATTTGGAAGATGAGCCCAAGAAacgagagaaaaagagaaagagaaagaagagccaTTCATACAAATTGTCAGAAAGCTCCACATCTGAATTAGAATCACAGAGCAAGCAGCTtccctccaaaaataaaaagtcaaagaatgaaaccaagaaagaaacatATATCAAAAACtacagcaaaaaaagaaaaaaggcttcTCCCAATGAAAAGCCATCTTCTTTAGAATCCTCATTCAAATCAGATTATGAAGAGGGGGTgcaggcaaaaaagaaaagaaaatatgatgaacaagaaagacaaatggaaaaagtgtcaaacaagaaaaagaagcacCACAAGAAACACAGTAAGATGAAGAAGAAGCCTAGTTCAAGTCACAAGTCAGTGTAA